The following are from one region of the Natronosporangium hydrolyticum genome:
- a CDS encoding CU044_2847 family protein has protein sequence MAATQIVSYQVDDQTTVEIEAALAEGYLPAGRGEDVVGWVKQAAAPSIRAAGVVLAQAQELAPDEVSVTFGVKVAGRVNWLVAQTASEGTFQVALTWRRSSDG, from the coding sequence GTGGCGGCAACCCAGATCGTCAGCTATCAGGTCGATGATCAGACAACAGTGGAGATTGAGGCCGCCCTGGCAGAGGGCTACCTGCCAGCGGGCAGGGGGGAAGACGTAGTCGGGTGGGTCAAGCAGGCCGCAGCGCCATCGATCCGGGCTGCTGGCGTCGTGTTGGCGCAAGCCCAGGAGCTGGCCCCCGACGAGGTCTCGGTCACCTTCGGGGTAAAGGTCGCGGGCCGGGTCAACTGGCTGGTGGCGCAGACCGCCAGCGAGGGAACCTTCCAGGTGGCCCTCACCTGGCGACGGAGTTCGGACGGTTAA